Within Schaalia sp. HMT-172, the genomic segment AGGGCGGCATCGGCTGGCTTGCGATCGTGGGCCTCGTCGCCTCGGCGATCACGGCGTTCTACTACTTCCGCCTCGTGCGCGTCATGTTCTTCACTGAGCCCAGTGAGGAATCCGTAGTGGTTCACTCGGAGGGCCTGTCCGCTCTGGCCATCCTGGTGTGCGCGCTCGGAACGATCGCCCTGGGCGTGTTCCCCGGTCCCGTGTTGAGTCTGCTTGAAAAGATCGTCATACTGATCCCGTGAGTGCTCAAACACCCGATCTTCATGTTCCCGACCTCGAGTCCCGCATTACCCCGGGGCTCGAGGTCGTCGAGCGTCGTCTTCTTGACGCCGTTTCCTCGTCGCGTGACCTGACGGACGAGCTGACACGTCATCTGGCGGTCGCGGGCGGTAAGCGGATGCGTCCGCTCCTGACCCTCGTCTGCGCGCAGCTGGGCGACCCCGAGCGCGCGCTCGACGACAGGGTCATCACGGCTGCAACGGCTGTCGAGCTGACGCACCTGGCCTCCCTGTACCACGACGACGTCATGGATTCCGCGCCGACCCGTCGCGGGGTCCCCTCGGCCCAGCACCTGTGGGGTAACAATCGAGCGATTCTGGCCGGCGATATTCTCTTCGCGCGCGCCTCGCTGCTGGTGGCGTCGCTGGGCCCGGAGATTGTGGCTCACCACGCGCGCACCTTCGAGCGCCTGTGTGAGGGCCAGCTCAACGAGACCTTCGGCCCGGTTGACGGTGCGGATCGTGTGGACTTCTACCTGCAGGTCCTGGCGGATAAGACCGGCTCGCTGGTGTCGACGGCCGCCTCTTTTGGCGCCTTGCTGTCGGGTGCCGGCCAGCTGATGGCCGACGTGGTCGCCGACTTCGGTGAGAAGGTGGGCGTCGCCTTCCAGATCGCCGACGACGTGCTGGATTTGGCGTCCTCGGGCGAGCAGTCCGGCAAGACCCCGGGCACCGACCTGCGTGAGGGCGTGGACACGCTGCCCGTCCTCCTGCTGCGCCGCCGCGAGGCCGCCGGCACCATCGACGAGGCGGGGGCGCGCATCCTGCGCGAGCTCGCGGGTGACCTATCCTCCGACGAGGCCCTGGCCTCGGTCGTCGAGCAGCTGCGCGGCCATGACGTGCTGGAGGAGACGCGCGAGCTGGCGCGCACCTGGGCCGGCGACGCGATCGCTGCCCTGGCTCCGCTGCCGAAGGGCGAGGCGAAGACCGCGCTCGAGGCCTTCGCGAACCTCATGGTGGATCGACTGGTCTGACTTACTGTCGAGGCCGGGGTCCTCTGCGCTGTTTGGCGCGGCGGGTCCCGGCCTCGTCGTATGCGCGCCCCGCGCCCGGGCTTTATGCCGCGCGAGCGACGTGAGCCGCGCGCTCGGTGGCCCGCTCGTTGTCTGCGCCGCGAGCCGCCCGCTCGGCTCGTCGTCTCGAAGGCCGGTCAGGCCCTGCCGCCGCCGGGCCCAGCCAGCTGTTTGGACTGCGCCGCCAGGCCCAGCCAGCTGTTTGGACTGCGCCGCCAGGCCCAGCCAAGCCTGTCGGGTCCGTGGACGTCCTTTCGGGCAGGTCCGCATGTGAGCTTGTGACGGATGGGGTCGTGCACCCGATCTGTAGGCATTGCACCCGATCTGTAGGCATTGCACCCCTTCTGTTCGGGTGCAGCGCCGCGTAACGGGTGCAGCGCCGCGTAACGGGTGCAATGCCCCTTAGTGGGTGTGTCAAGTCCCGGGTTTTGTGGAGGCTTGTTGAGCCCGCTTCCTTTCGTGTTGTTGTGTGTTGATTTTCTGCTTGTTGTGGTGTGATGCCGCCCAGGGAGAGGGGGCGGCGGGTCTTGTACCAGTGGACCCAGGCGGCGGTTTCGCGTTCGCGTGTTTCTCGACCTGTCCCGGTCGTGACCGAATCGTGTATGGGGCATCGTCATGGTTCCCCAACAATGTCGCATGCAATTTCCCTGTCAACCTTTTATGTATTGAAATAGTGTCGTTGCAATTCCAACGTTTCTGGGTGATGAGAAAAGTTCGGTCAACCGAATTGCATGCGACTTTTGGGAGGGAGGCGCAGAGGTTGCCTCTGAACCGAACATGCCAAGGCCTCGTCCCGACTGAGCAGGGCGCCCGGGCCTCGTCCCGACTGAGCAGGGCGCCCGGGCTTCGTCCGTGGGGGAGCTGCCGCGCCCGGGCCTCGTCCCGCGCAAGCGAGGAACCGAGGCTGTGTTTGCCGTCTCAGCTTAGGTTGCCCTTGGCCTTGGGGCGCTAGACTTGGTGCCCAGGTGCGCGCACTCGCGCGCGGTCACGAAGAAGGAGAACTCGCTTGGCACCGCTCAACGTTGCCGTCATCGGCGCCGGTCCCGCTGGCATCTACGCGTCGGACATCCTGTCGAAGTCGGGGCTCGAGGTGAATATCGACCTTTTCGAGCGGCTTCCCGCCCCCTACGGGCTTGTGCGCTACGGTGTGGCGCCCGACCACCCGCGCATTAAGCAGATCATCGTCGCCCTGTACAAGATCCTCCAGCGCGGAGACATTCGCCTGCTCGGCAACGTCGAGGTGGGCCGCGACGTGACGATCGACGACCTGCGCGACCACTACGACGCGATCATCATCGCGACCGGTGCGGACCGCGACCATCCGCTCGACATTCCCGGCGTGGACCTGCCCGAGTCCTACGGCGCCGCCGACTTCGTGTCCTGGTACGACGGCAACCCGGACTACCCGCGCACGTGGCCGCTGAAGGCCCGCGAGGTCGCGGTCCTTGGTGTGGGGAACGTGGCCTTGGACGTCTCGCGCGTTCTCGCCAAGCACGCCGAGGATATGCTCAAGACTGAGGTGCCGGCCAACGTCGCCGAGGCCCTGGCTGACAACCCGATCACGGACGTGCACGTGTTCGGCCGCCGCGGTCCGGCGCAGGTGAAGTTCACGCCGCTGGAGCTGCGTGAGCTGGGTAAGGTGCCGGACGTGGACGTCATCGTCTCGGAGGAGGATTTCGACTTCGACGAGGGGTCTGAGGAGGCGCTGCGCGCGTCGAACCAGCAGCGCCAGGTCGTCAAGACCCTGACGAACTACGCGATGGCCGATCCTGAGGAGCACACGGCGTCGCGTCGTATCCACATCCACCTGTTCCAGGCCCCGGTCGAGATCGTCGCTGACGAGCGCGGCCACGTGAAGGCGCTGCGCACCGAGCGCACCGCCCTGAACGGCGACGGCACTGTGTCGGGCACGGGCGTCATCACGACGTGGCCCGTGCAGGCCGTGTACCGCGCGGTGGGCTACTTCTCGTCGCCGATCCCGGGCCTGCCCTTCGACGAGCGCGCCGGCGTGGTCCCCAACGTTGAGGGGCGCGTCATCGAGGGCGACACCACGAAGGACGAGTCCGCGCCCGTCATCCCCGGCGTGTACGCGACCGGGTGGATCAAGCGCGGCCCCGTCGGCCTCATCGGTTCGACGAAGTCCGACGCGCAGCAGACGATCACGCACCTCGTGGAGGACGCCTCGCAGGGGCGCCTGCACGCGAACACCGCCGAGGTTGGGCACGAGGCCATGGTGGCGCTCCTGGAGTCGCGCGGCGTCGAGTTCACGACCTGGGAGGGTTGGGAGCTGCTGGACGCCTACGAACAGGCCCTCGGTGAGGACTACGGTGAGCTTCCGGGCGGCCGTGGCACGCGCGAGCGCGTGAAGGTCGTGTCGCGTCGCGCGATGACCGACATTTCGCGCGGCGCGCAGGTGGACCCCGCCTCCGCCGACCTGATCGGCGATATGGGCGAGATGGGCGTGCCCACCGCCCCCGAGCGCTTCGACGACTACACGGGGCCGGGGCGCCGCAACTGAGTCTCGTCTCTCCTTCACGAGGCCGTGGCCGGGTTCTCCGGTCGCGGCCTCGTTCGTGTGTGAGGGCCTGGCGCGGCCCCGGCCTCGTTGGTGGCCCCGGCTGCGTTCCCGGCCCGGCCTCGTTGGTGAACTGCGAGGAATCCGGGATATTCTCACCCGCGTTTCGGCTGGTTCCCAGGTGCTTCCCAGGTAATCTCTCTAACCTCGCGCGTATGGTGCACCGCAACTATCACAATGGCCTGAAGACGACGCTGCTGCTGGGCGGCATGTGGGCGTTGCTCGTGTGCATTGGGGCGCTCGTGGCGCAGGGCACCGGGCGGGCCATCTGGATCGTCGTGTTTGCGGGCATTGGGCTGGCGCAGACCGCCTACTCGTACTGGAATTCGGCATCGATCGCGCTGCGCTCCATGAACGCCTACCCGGTCAGCGAACTCGAACGGCCCGAGCTCTACGCCATCGTTCGCGAGCTTTCCGAGCGCGCGTGCCAGCCCATGCCTCGTATTTGGGTGGCGCCGACGATGACGCCGAACGCCTTTGCGACGGGCCGTAATCCGAACAATGCCGCCGTGTGCTGCACGGAGGGGATCCTCGAGATCCTCAATGAGCGCGAGCTGCGCGGCGTCCTCGGGCACGAGCTGATGCACGTGTACAACCGGGACATCCTGACCTCGTCGGTGGCCGCCGCGATGGGTGGCGTCATCACGTCGGTCGCGCAGTTCCTGATGTTTTTCGGCGCGGGAAACAGGCGGGACGAGCAGGGGGGAGTGGGCGTCCTCGGTCTCATCGCGATGAGCCTGCTCGCGCCGATCGCTTCGATGCTCATCCAGTTCTCGCTGTCGCGTACCCGGGAGTTCGATGCCGACGAGGATGGGGCCAGGCTCACCGAGGATCCGCTCGCCCTGGCGTCGGCGCTGCGCAAGCTGGAGATGACGACCGACCGGCGCCCGATGGTCGATACGCCCCGGACGCGCAACGTCGCCGCCATGATGATCGCGAATCCGTTCCGCGGCCGATCGCTGGGACGCCTGTTTGCGACCCACCCGCCGATGGAGCAGCGGATCGCCCGCCTGGAGCAGATCGCGGGCTACTAGCGTGAGCAGACGGGGGCGGGCGGCCGGAGTTAACCGGCCGCCCGCCCGCGATCGTCGGCAGAAGCCAGAAGACTCAGCGGTAGTTCACGAACTGGAGCGCGACGTCCAGTTCCTCACCCTTGGGGCCCTTGAGGAGGGCGATGACGGTCTGTAGGTCGTCTCGGGACTTGGAGGAAACGCGAAGTTCGTCACCCTGAATCTGGGCTTTGACGCCCTTGGGGCCTTCCTCACGGATCAGTTTCGAGATCTTCTTCGCGGTGTCCTGGGGGATGCCCTCCTTGAGGGGGCAGGTCAGTTTAAAGAGCTTGCCGGAGGCCTTGGGCTCGCGGTCCTTGTAGTCGAGGACCTTTAGGGACAGGCCGCGGCGGATGAGTTTGGACTGCAGGACGTCGAGGATTGCCATGACGCGGGACGCGGAGTTCGCCTCCATGGCGATCGTGTCCCCGCTCAGGGTGATGGCCGCGTCGACGCCGCGGAAGTCGTAGCGGTTGGCGATCTCCTTGGCGGTCTGGTTGACGGCGTTATCGACCTCCTGGCGGTCGAGCTTGGAGACAACGTCGAAGGAGGAGTCTGCCATGAGGGGCACCTTTCGTTGGTATTTCGCCGATCAGCGTTTCGATTGGCGTTCGGGTCTATTTTAATGCTATTCTTTCACGGCACCGCGAGAGCGGCGCATGGCAGGTTACCAAAGCGGCCAAATGGATCTGACTGTAAATCAGACGCTTCGTGCTTCGGGGGTTCGAATCCCTCACCTGCCACCACTCGCTGGTTCCAGCGAGAAACGCCTGTGAGGTCCTTCTCAGGTTCTGGGATTGCTTCGGCAGCCAGAGTTGGGATAAGCTTTCCGGCGTTGCCCCGATAGCTCAGTAGGCAGAGCGTCTCCATGGTAAGGAGAAGGTCAAGGGTTCGATTCCCTTTCGGGGCTCCGGTTGCGGATTTATCCGCTTCCGGCGGCGGGGTAGCTCAGCTGGTCAGAGCGCACGACTCATAATCGTGAGGTCGCGGGTTCGAGCCCCGCCCCCGCTACCAATTCTTGATCCGACAGGTCGCACGAGCGACGAAACTAAGCGAGGGAAACAACCGTGGCAAGCAAGTCTCAGGACGTTCGCCCCAAGATCACTCTGGCCTGCTCGGAGTGCAAGGAGCGCAACTACATCACCAAGAAGAACCGTCGTAACACGCCGGATCGTCTCGAACTGGCGAAGTATTGCCCGCGCTGCCACAAGTCGACGGCGCACCGCGAGACCCGCTGACGGTCTTCGCTGCGAGCCCCGAGGAACGATAGTTCCCCGGGGCTTTTGCTATACATGTGTATTGAATCACTGCACGCTATGCTGTCCGCATGACTGAGATCTATGGCATGCCCGTCCAGGTGGGGGCTCGCCCAATCGTCGCGCCGATCGGCGCGGGCGAGGCGCGCATCCCGGCCCTGGTGAGGCTCCCCGGCGAGCGCCTCCTCCTCTTCTACGACGAGCGCCCCGCCCCGGCCTCGGGCACGGGAGCCGACTTCAATGGGCTGACCATGGCCTCGGACCTGCCCAACCCGAACAGGATCCGCTGGATGCAGCGCGTCGAGGCCGGCGAGTGGTCGGCCGCGCGTCCTCTGCCGGAGGGGGCGCCCGTGGTGTCCTCGGACGCCTGCGTCGGCGTCGACGAGCAAGGCGTCATGCACCTGGCCTTCGCTTCCTCCGATGGGCGCGTTGGCTACATGGATTCGCGCGCGGACGGCGAGAGGCTGCGCGCCTGGTGGGCGTGGGGGAGCGGCCCCGAGGATCTGACCTACGCCGACATGACCGACGCGCTGTACGAGGCCACCGGCGCGGACGCCCTGTTCGCGACGTCGGGCGCGACCGCGAGCGTCGACGGCGACGTCGCCATGCCCTACGTCGTGCGCGTGGGGGAGCGAACCCACGTGCGGGTTGTCTACGCGCGGGGCGGGCGCATCACCTGCCTGGCCGACCCTCTCGTGGGGCCGGACGGCATCCTCCTGGATGAGACGTCGGTGACGG encodes:
- a CDS encoding polyprenyl synthetase family protein produces the protein MSAQTPDLHVPDLESRITPGLEVVERRLLDAVSSSRDLTDELTRHLAVAGGKRMRPLLTLVCAQLGDPERALDDRVITAATAVELTHLASLYHDDVMDSAPTRRGVPSAQHLWGNNRAILAGDILFARASLLVASLGPEIVAHHARTFERLCEGQLNETFGPVDGADRVDFYLQVLADKTGSLVSTAASFGALLSGAGQLMADVVADFGEKVGVAFQIADDVLDLASSGEQSGKTPGTDLREGVDTLPVLLLRRREAAGTIDEAGARILRELAGDLSSDEALASVVEQLRGHDVLEETRELARTWAGDAIAALAPLPKGEAKTALEAFANLMVDRLV
- a CDS encoding FAD-dependent oxidoreductase, with amino-acid sequence MAPLNVAVIGAGPAGIYASDILSKSGLEVNIDLFERLPAPYGLVRYGVAPDHPRIKQIIVALYKILQRGDIRLLGNVEVGRDVTIDDLRDHYDAIIIATGADRDHPLDIPGVDLPESYGAADFVSWYDGNPDYPRTWPLKAREVAVLGVGNVALDVSRVLAKHAEDMLKTEVPANVAEALADNPITDVHVFGRRGPAQVKFTPLELRELGKVPDVDVIVSEEDFDFDEGSEEALRASNQQRQVVKTLTNYAMADPEEHTASRRIHIHLFQAPVEIVADERGHVKALRTERTALNGDGTVSGTGVITTWPVQAVYRAVGYFSSPIPGLPFDERAGVVPNVEGRVIEGDTTKDESAPVIPGVYATGWIKRGPVGLIGSTKSDAQQTITHLVEDASQGRLHANTAEVGHEAMVALLESRGVEFTTWEGWELLDAYEQALGEDYGELPGGRGTRERVKVVSRRAMTDISRGAQVDPASADLIGDMGEMGVPTAPERFDDYTGPGRRN
- the htpX gene encoding zinc metalloprotease HtpX, which translates into the protein MVHRNYHNGLKTTLLLGGMWALLVCIGALVAQGTGRAIWIVVFAGIGLAQTAYSYWNSASIALRSMNAYPVSELERPELYAIVRELSERACQPMPRIWVAPTMTPNAFATGRNPNNAAVCCTEGILEILNERELRGVLGHELMHVYNRDILTSSVAAAMGGVITSVAQFLMFFGAGNRRDEQGGVGVLGLIAMSLLAPIASMLIQFSLSRTREFDADEDGARLTEDPLALASALRKLEMTTDRRPMVDTPRTRNVAAMMIANPFRGRSLGRLFATHPPMEQRIARLEQIAGY
- a CDS encoding YajQ family cyclic di-GMP-binding protein; translated protein: MADSSFDVVSKLDRQEVDNAVNQTAKEIANRYDFRGVDAAITLSGDTIAMEANSASRVMAILDVLQSKLIRRGLSLKVLDYKDREPKASGKLFKLTCPLKEGIPQDTAKKISKLIREEGPKGVKAQIQGDELRVSSKSRDDLQTVIALLKGPKGEELDVALQFVNYR
- the rpmG gene encoding 50S ribosomal protein L33 yields the protein MASKSQDVRPKITLACSECKERNYITKKNRRNTPDRLELAKYCPRCHKSTAHRETR
- a CDS encoding sialidase family protein: MTEIYGMPVQVGARPIVAPIGAGEARIPALVRLPGERLLLFYDERPAPASGTGADFNGLTMASDLPNPNRIRWMQRVEAGEWSAARPLPEGAPVVSSDACVGVDEQGVMHLAFASSDGRVGYMDSRADGERLRAWWAWGSGPEDLTYADMTDALYEATGADALFATSGATASVDGDVAMPYVVRVGERTHVRVVYARGGRITCLADPLVGPDGILLDETSVTVWDGRVVANCRLQGFEGRGSGARYLAWGDGRRWVGARVWQVDDPGCNACAWGDVFVHPHEHDARAGGMVVRISAPWEGPIRARSLVSVGPGPFGYSDISGCGDEVVVVFERDRGLWEASFLPGRW